The following proteins are co-located in the Castor canadensis chromosome 5, mCasCan1.hap1v2, whole genome shotgun sequence genome:
- the St3gal6 gene encoding type 2 lactosamine alpha-2,3-sialyltransferase isoform X2 produces the protein MNNGPVLGHEEEVGKRTTFRLFYPESVFSDLSHNDPNTTAILIAFKPLDLKWLLELLTGGKINTNGFWKKPALNLIYKPYQIRILDPFIIRMAAYELLHFPKVFPKNQKPKHPTTGIIAITLAFHICHEVHLAGFKYNFSDLKSPLHYYGNATMSLMNKNAYHNVTAEQLFLKNLIEKNFVIDLTQD, from the exons ATGAATAATGGTCCTGTTTTAGGACATGAAGAAGAAGTTGGGAAAAGGACAACCTTCCGACTGTTTTATCCAGAATCTGTTTTTTCAGATCTCAGTCACAATGATCCCAACACTACAGCAATTCTCATTGCTTTTAAGCCGCTTGATTTAAAGTGGCTGCTGGAATTGTTGACGGGTGGCAAAATA AACACTAATGGTTTTTGGAAGAAACCAGCCTTAAACTTGATCTATAAACCATATCAAATTAGAATATTAGATCCTTTCATCATCAGAATGGCAGCTTATGAACTGCTTCATTTTCCAAAAGTGTTTCCAAAAAATcag AAACCCAAACACCCAACAACAGGAATTATTGCCATTACACTGGCATTTCACATATGTCATGAAGTTCACCTAGCTGGCTTCAAATACAACTTTTCTGACCTCAAGAGTCCTTTGCACTACTATGGGAATGCCACCATGTCTCTGATGAATAAG aatgCGTATCATAATGTGACTGCAGAGCAGCTCTTTTTGAAGAACCTTATAGAAAAAAACTTTGTAATCGACTTGACTCAAGATTGA